In the Orcinus orca chromosome 19, mOrcOrc1.1, whole genome shotgun sequence genome, aaaaagttacaagaAGGTTAactgagtaaaagaaaaaaaaaaagaaaaaaatcttaaaccaaAAATCAAGCAGAGGGatgcttccctctcctccccattcCCTTGTAAAGAGCGGGGGCCTGTGGCCCGCGAACACTCAGATGATGGTGCAGGACTGAACGGCGCCACCTTTGCGGCCGCCCCTTGTGGGCACGGCCTTGCCCTTCCCGTAGTACCCCGTGAAGATGGCCCTGACCTCCATCTTCTTGGCCAGGTTCAGCATCCAGCGCCCACTGCCCAAGGAGTAGAGCTTGCCCCGGCTGAGCTCACCCACCTCCTCGCCGCGGTTACCCCCCTTCTCCTGCTTCACAATCTCTAGCAGGTCAATACCCGTCTGCACGGCTTCCACATCACCCGCGCAGCCCAGGGTGATGTGCGCGCGGCTGCCCCGTGCCAGGCTGTCAGAGGGGGACAGCTTGTCCACGTCGTTCGGCCACAAGGCCAGCTCCTGCTCACTCAGCTCTACCCGGGCTCCCGTCGTCTTGGGTGTCACAAAGAGGGCAGAGATGGTCAGCGTGAAGGCCTTGCCGTAGGATTTCTTCACCACCTACGGAGAGAGGACAGAGGACTGAGCTGGAGGTGGCGGCATCAAGAGAGGACAGTGAGTGCCACCGAGCAGAGCCCGCAGACATCCACATCCACGGCCATGTGCTGGCAGGATGTCTTTCCACCGACACTGTCCAGGCTGCTTGAAAAAATGAAGGTGCCAGAGAGCAGGCATGAGACGCAAGGCTTCCTGAGCTCAGGCCGGGCTCCCCCACCCACTAGCTTCAGGGCTCATTCACCTGTAAGAGACAGCTGAGGCTAGAACCTTCCTCAGCGTGAGGACTAAAGaagagcctggggcttccctggtggtgcactgtttgagagtccgcctgccgatgcacgggacacgggttcgtgccccggtccgggaagaccccacatgccgcagagcggctgggcccgtgagccatggccgctgagcctgcgcgtccggagcctgtgctccgcaacgggagaggccacaacagtgagaggctcgcgtaccgcaaaaaaaaaaaaagaagagcctgACAAGGGCTGTTGTCGTTACTACTCACTCACCCTGTGAAAGCACCCTGGTATCCAGGCACTATCCTGGAGGGTGGGGTGAGGTCGGAAATAAAGGACTTTGATCCAAATCGACTCCATACACTTTGGCTTACATTATATCTGACTCTCTGAAAAAGCCCATCTCTCCGATTTTGACCATGAAATCTTCCCTATTTTGCTCACACCCCCTGGTCCTAACAGTGTCTAGTGCAtaacaggtgcttaataaacactgctaaatgaatgaacagagatGGGAGTGAAAGTGCTGTGTTCATTCATGCAGCTGTGGTAGGTGCTAAGGATACAAGGTGAGCCacactgtaaatagtgctgccctcagggagcttccaTTCGTGTGGGAGGAGaccaatgaataaacaaaatggctGCGTTAACCTAGGCAGAGAAGTGGGGGAGCTGGCAGAGGGTCAGGGACGGCCTTGCTGTGAAGGCAACCTGAAGGAGGCTGGAGTCGGCCAGGCCCGGTGGTTAAGGATCCCATGTCAGAGGCTGTGGGCGGGGCTGGTACCCCTAAGCCAATAAGCCTCCCTGTCGACACTCCCCACTTCAGAGCGCAGCCAGGCTTCAGACTGGGGGTAAGGGACTTCTAGCCTTTGGAACTGAACACAGGCTTAGAGGCCAGAGCAGGAGCTGCTGCCAACTAGCATTCTCTGCGCACCTGCAGAAGGAACAGGCTCTGATGGGCAGGCCCTGGGGGGCACTACACAGGCTTCGGTGAGCTGGGGATGGAGCTGCCTCTTTTCCTGAGAGGCTGTCTGGTTTGTGGTCCCTGCCTTGAGCCGGTACCCATCTCCAGAAgaccctgccctctccccacctcagccAGGTGTCCCCGAGGAGCACTCACATCCTGCTGGGCGTACTCGTCTGCCCCAGCGGCCTTCCCATAGTCACAGAACTTGGTTGTGCAGTGCAGCACGCCCGGGGGTCTCTTCCCAAAGTAGGTGACCAGTTCCATCTTCTCCCTGGGCTCATCCCCAGAGACAACTGAAGGGAGAGAGAGTGGGGCAGTCAGGGCGGGAGAGCAGGGGCATTGCAACATCTATCACCAAGACCATGGGAgacccagaggaaaaaaatcagacattAAGTATAAATTTGCAATCCACTATAACTGAGCGATCCACTACCATCCATTAGTTGGTCAAATTAATAGCAACTTCAGAGCTATGAAAAGGTGTTGATATACGTTCCCTGCTTTATGTTCTGCAGATTTTTACGTCTCTTACCCAGATGTGAAAACTAAGGCACTTGTAACCCAGGGGTAGGCGGCATATGCCAAGGGAATCTGAACTGCACTAGCTACGCATCTGAAAAGAGGGAAGCAGGTCATGAAAAATggggtagaaagaaaaaagaggttgGGAACTGTGTGGTATAATGGAAGGAGCCCGAAACAGCATAATTAACATCCAGCCCACTTACAAGCCTGTGGACCTGGGGCAAGTGATTGACCCTAACCTGTCAATCAAATACAACTGGGGGTGACCACACATCCCAGTTTTCCCAAGACCACCTAGGTAAGTATTAGTCGTGCCCCATTTCACTCAGGGGCCACTTGAACAAGAAGTTACCTGGTCACTGTAATAATAGGTAGCTTACAGCCTTGTTTGGCGAAAGAAAGCCTACAATGGGCCTGGTGCAGGAAGGGTCTTGGGAGGTAACAGGATGACATTATGTGGCTGGTAGTTTCGATGAGACTTGGGGTATCTGTGATTTCAATTTCCAGACTTCAAGCCTTGTCATGGCTAGCTTCAGAGTTACTAGGCTTTTCCTGTTTACCCCCAGGGTTGAATCCCTGTGAAGGACGTCGCTCACCCTCCACAGGGGAGGGAGACCTCTACactgagggcaggccttgtttGTGGCCCATTACATTTCTCCTGCTGTGTCCTGGGCAGAAGGATCCCAGTTTTTAATGGTAAAAGCAGCTTCAAGAGGCAATCTCCAGGGCAGAACCAGCTCTAACTAGGAGCCCTGCCTTGGGAGCTTCTCTGCCACGCTCTTCACGGGTAAAGGGCTCACGCCCGGCTGGTGCAGGTACCACAGTTCCCCGGTTTCCCAGCATTCGAATTTTAGGAGCCGAGATAAGAGTTCTCTGAGAACTTATACCGGCACAAATTACCTCTGACAATGCAAAGAAACACGGGTGGGGATATTTCAAGTATGAAGATAGTCTAAAATCAGGGGGAACTAGGAATGAGTTAAAGGAAGAACAGATGATTAGTGGGAGTGGGTGACATATTCCCCAAAGGGCCACTGGAGAAGGAGGGCCACCAGGGTCCTTCCCTATCCCAAACCTCCCCTCTCGATGGAGCAAACAGCCCCTGCAGGAGCGAACCCTGGTCCAACCCAGTAAGGGGAGGCCCCTCTAGAGGCAACAGAGTCGAGCTTTCACTACAGCTTTGGACAAACCCCGCAACCCTTCTGGGcattttcccatctgcaaaaacGAGGGGCTAGACTAGGGAGACTTCTCTGGAGCTGTGGGATGCCACAGGAGGTGCGCTGGATAGCTCAAGGCCTGGGAACCATCGCCAGTGGAGTCACAATAGTCCAAGTTGTCATTTTTCTGCAGCTTAGGGCTGCATGGCATATTCTATTCTAGAAAATAGTTCTGCTGCTAAAAATGAGTTTGAGAACATCGGACCAGATTCTCCCTCCAAGGTTTTACGAAATGTTGATGTAGTAAGTAATTTGTTTTTCCCACCTCTAAGACGGGGTCAGTGGCCTCGATCCAGGCTGGGAGAGTGCAGatggggagcagagggcaggaggaagggtgCGGTGAGAGGGAAGGTGCCTGGCAAACGCCTCTCCCGTAACCCACGGAGCGTCCACCACCCAAAGCGGCCTCTGCCGGTACCAGGTgagccccctgcctcccccagtGCTTTGAGAACAATGGCCCCGGGCACGCAGCACCCTGTGCCCAGCAAGAGGGGCTTACAAATAAGGCTAActgcccccacccgcccccaccccgccacctaCAGTGTCGCAGCTCCTTCTTGAAGGCCTTGTGGTTGCCCAGCTCCTCGAGGAAGGCCTGGCCGGCTTTGCGGAGGCCCTCGGAACTCTTCCTGGTCAGGAACCAGCCGAAGTAGAGCGGC is a window encoding:
- the CNP gene encoding 2',3'-cyclic-nucleotide 3'-phosphodiesterase isoform X2 is translated as MSSSGAKDKPELQFPFLQDEETVAALQECKTLFILRGLPGSGKSTLARVIVDRYRDGTKMVSADTYKINPGARGAFSEEYKQLDEDLAAYCRRDVRVLVLDDTNHERERLEQLFELADQYQYQVVLVEPKTAWRLDCAQLKEKNQWQLSADDLKKLKPGLEKDFLPLYFGWFLTRKSSEGLRKAGQAFLEELGNHKAFKKELRHFVSGDEPREKMELVTYFGKRPPGVLHCTTKFCDYGKAAGADEYAQQDVVKKSYGKAFTLTISALFVTPKTTGARVELSEQELALWPNDVDKLSPSDSLARGSRAHITLGCAGDVEAVQTGIDLLEIVKQEKGGNRGEEVGELSRGKLYSLGSGRWMLNLAKKMEVRAIFTGYYGKGKAVPTRGGRKGGAVQSCTII
- the CNP gene encoding 2',3'-cyclic-nucleotide 3'-phosphodiesterase isoform X1 — encoded protein: MNRGFSRKSQTFLPKIFFRKMSSSGAKDKPELQFPFLQDEETVAALQECKTLFILRGLPGSGKSTLARVIVDRYRDGTKMVSADTYKINPGARGAFSEEYKQLDEDLAAYCRRDVRVLVLDDTNHERERLEQLFELADQYQYQVVLVEPKTAWRLDCAQLKEKNQWQLSADDLKKLKPGLEKDFLPLYFGWFLTRKSSEGLRKAGQAFLEELGNHKAFKKELRHFVSGDEPREKMELVTYFGKRPPGVLHCTTKFCDYGKAAGADEYAQQDVVKKSYGKAFTLTISALFVTPKTTGARVELSEQELALWPNDVDKLSPSDSLARGSRAHITLGCAGDVEAVQTGIDLLEIVKQEKGGNRGEEVGELSRGKLYSLGSGRWMLNLAKKMEVRAIFTGYYGKGKAVPTRGGRKGGAVQSCTII